In one Hymenobacter sp. DG25B genomic region, the following are encoded:
- a CDS encoding NADH-quinone oxidoreductase subunit J: protein MSPLFLFLAFVALLSALGVVFAKNPVHSVLFLILTFFALSGHYLLLNAQFLAAVNIIVYAGAIMVLFLFVIMFLNLNVDTEPHKPALAKIAAAVAGGSLLLIMVAAMKDVQPAGYDAATFNSQIGMVDKLGMVLYTQYLLPFELASVLFLVAMVGAVMLGKRELGERNF from the coding sequence ATGTCTCCACTTTTTCTCTTCCTGGCTTTTGTGGCGCTGCTGAGCGCGCTGGGCGTGGTGTTTGCCAAGAACCCGGTGCACAGCGTGCTGTTTCTGATTCTGACGTTCTTTGCGCTGTCGGGGCACTACCTGCTGCTGAACGCGCAGTTTCTGGCGGCCGTGAACATCATTGTGTACGCCGGCGCTATTATGGTGCTGTTCCTGTTCGTGATTATGTTCCTGAATCTGAACGTGGACACGGAGCCGCACAAGCCGGCGCTGGCGAAAATTGCCGCTGCCGTAGCCGGTGGCTCGCTGCTGCTCATCATGGTAGCAGCCATGAAAGACGTGCAGCCTGCGGGTTATGATGCCGCTACCTTCAACTCCCAGATTGGCATGGTAGATAAGCTGGGCATGGTACTCTATACCCAATACCTGCTGCCGTTTGAGTTGGCCTCGGTGCTGTTCCTTGTGGCTATGGTTGGCGCTGTAATGCTGGGCAAGCGCGAACTGGGCGAGCGGAATTTTTAA
- a CDS encoding DUF4262 domain-containing protein, with the protein MSTDEHELHNQEAEDSIKRIIKEHGWYVALFEADTATPAFAYTIGLWKNFNHPEIIVFGLPTDTMHWMLNDAAELIQKENPITVNADNYNILSEGPVQFRPVESSNIPDYFGYARWFYEYGDFPAVQLVWPDNQARFPWNEGFDERYEFDQPVLDRKLDFKFFEPRNVATFVARQIFSEGRPILYVCHDDDDGSWQFLTGDSVTTDDCMIVALEEVVKHDLTINELFNMPTGQYATRQFVGDQWIRESMNNNDEAE; encoded by the coding sequence ATGTCTACAGACGAGCACGAACTACACAATCAGGAAGCAGAAGATTCAATCAAGCGAATAATCAAAGAACATGGTTGGTACGTTGCCTTATTTGAAGCTGATACCGCGACTCCCGCTTTTGCTTATACAATTGGACTATGGAAGAATTTTAACCACCCAGAAATCATTGTTTTTGGTTTGCCCACAGACACTATGCACTGGATGTTAAATGATGCTGCCGAGCTTATCCAAAAGGAAAATCCAATTACGGTTAATGCTGACAACTACAATATTCTGAGTGAGGGCCCTGTTCAGTTTAGGCCTGTAGAATCCAGCAATATCCCTGACTACTTTGGTTATGCACGCTGGTTTTATGAGTACGGAGATTTTCCAGCAGTACAGCTAGTATGGCCTGATAACCAAGCTCGATTTCCATGGAATGAGGGCTTCGATGAGAGGTACGAGTTTGACCAACCAGTACTTGATAGGAAACTTGATTTCAAGTTTTTTGAACCCAGAAATGTGGCAACGTTTGTTGCTCGTCAGATCTTTTCTGAGGGCAGACCTATATTATATGTTTGTCACGATGACGATGATGGCAGCTGGCAATTTTTAACTGGCGACTCTGTTACAACTGATGACTGTATGATAGTTGCACTAGAAGAAGTCGTAAAGCATGATTTAACAATAAACGAGCTGTTCAACATGCCAACAGGTCAATATGCTACTAGACAGTTTGTAGGCGACCAATGGATTCGCGAATCTATGAACAATAACGACGAAGCAGAGTAA
- a CDS encoding NuoI/complex I 23 kDa subunit family protein, with protein MQLTNRAKILEKKPMTLAERAYLPAIFQGLSITMRHFFMKKATIRYPEETRPFSPIFRGLHVLKRDEQGRERCTACGLCAVACPAEAITMVAGERKKGEEGLYREEKYAISYEINMLRCIFCGLCEEACPKAAVYLQPDKMAPPRYERDEFIYGKDRLVEPVSPDARSIRGIQLTPEQAEALRAKLV; from the coding sequence ATGCAACTCACCAACCGAGCCAAGATACTGGAGAAAAAGCCGATGACGCTGGCCGAGCGGGCCTACCTGCCGGCTATTTTTCAGGGGCTGAGCATTACGATGCGGCACTTTTTCATGAAGAAGGCCACCATCCGCTACCCCGAAGAAACGCGCCCCTTCTCCCCCATCTTCCGCGGCCTGCACGTGCTCAAGCGCGATGAGCAGGGCCGGGAACGGTGCACCGCCTGCGGCCTCTGCGCCGTAGCCTGTCCCGCCGAAGCCATTACCATGGTAGCCGGCGAGCGGAAAAAAGGCGAGGAAGGCCTCTACCGCGAGGAGAAGTACGCCATCAGCTACGAAATCAACATGCTGCGGTGCATTTTCTGCGGCCTCTGCGAAGAAGCCTGCCCGAAAGCCGCCGTGTATCTCCAGCCCGATAAGATGGCCCCGCCCCGCTATGAGCGCGACGAGTTCATCTACGGCAAAGACCGGCTGGTTGAGCCTGTGTCGCCAGATGCCCGCTCTATCCGCGGCATTCAGCTGACGCCGGAGCAGGCCGAGGCGCTTCGCGCCAAGCTGGTGTAG
- the nuoH gene encoding NADH-quinone oxidoreductase subunit NuoH has protein sequence MIEIPTLGWQSIVIFVVFALSLLIATYCTYAERVIAAFLQDRVGPDRAGPYGLAQPLADAVKMFTKEEFFPGGANKALFIFGPCLAMTTALMSSAVIPFGNNVSFGNNLFFLQGIEVNIGMLWIFGVVSLGVYGVMIGGWASNNKFSLLGAIRAASQNISYELAMGMSLIAVLMISGTLSLREITLQQSIAGEWHFWNIVKQPLGFIIFLVCAFAETNRTPFDLPECETELVGGYHTEYSSMKLGLYLFSEYVNIFVVSAVMSVLYFGGFNFPFQYELRDWLVSNHDWTLASAQNLITFLGTAGLFLKIFAFIFFFMWIRWTLPRFRYDQLMRLGWTMLIPLAVINILITGGLILFGVI, from the coding sequence CATTGCCGCGTTTCTGCAGGACCGCGTAGGCCCGGACCGTGCCGGCCCCTATGGCCTGGCCCAACCCCTGGCCGATGCCGTGAAGATGTTCACGAAGGAAGAATTCTTCCCCGGCGGTGCCAATAAGGCCCTGTTCATCTTCGGCCCCTGCCTGGCCATGACTACGGCTCTGATGTCGTCGGCGGTTATTCCGTTCGGCAACAACGTGAGCTTCGGCAACAACCTTTTCTTCCTGCAGGGTATCGAGGTGAACATCGGCATGCTGTGGATTTTCGGCGTGGTTTCGCTGGGCGTGTATGGTGTGATGATTGGCGGCTGGGCCTCCAACAACAAATTCTCGCTGCTAGGCGCTATCCGGGCGGCCTCGCAGAACATTAGCTACGAGCTGGCCATGGGCATGTCGCTGATTGCGGTGCTGATGATTTCCGGCACCTTGTCGTTGCGCGAAATCACCCTGCAGCAGTCCATTGCCGGCGAGTGGCACTTCTGGAACATCGTAAAGCAGCCTTTGGGCTTTATCATCTTCCTGGTGTGCGCTTTCGCGGAAACCAACCGTACGCCTTTTGACTTGCCCGAGTGCGAAACGGAGCTGGTAGGCGGCTATCACACGGAGTATTCTTCCATGAAGCTGGGCCTGTACCTTTTCTCGGAGTACGTGAACATCTTTGTGGTGTCGGCCGTGATGAGCGTGCTGTACTTCGGCGGCTTCAACTTCCCCTTCCAGTACGAGCTGCGCGACTGGCTGGTGAGCAACCACGACTGGACGCTGGCTTCGGCTCAGAACCTGATTACCTTCCTGGGCACAGCGGGTCTGTTCCTGAAGATCTTCGCCTTCATCTTCTTCTTCATGTGGATTCGCTGGACCCTCCCGCGCTTCCGCTACGACCAACTGATGCGCCTGGGCTGGACTATGCTCATCCCACTGGCCGTGATAAACATCCTCATCACCGGCGGGCTCATCCTGTTCGGCGTGATTTAG